A genomic window from Syntrophorhabdaceae bacterium includes:
- a CDS encoding site-2 protease family protein translates to MQYIIALLLIGLVILAHEFGHFIAARIVGVPIRIFSIGFGPKLWATTKSRTEYRIAVIPLGGYVMPDCEDDKDFLALPVYKRIVMTAGGPVASMILPLFCFAAANCVSTGADFNAVLIKPLHQIYHIFSLVIVSLLGLFSQHGQLSGIIGVVAQGGQFIGVSSIKALQFTGLISLNLAVLNLVPLPVLDGGKILLYLAEGLHPRFAKLHYPLAIAGWLLIMALMLYATVIDVVRLI, encoded by the coding sequence ATGCAATACATCATCGCGCTCCTGCTCATCGGTCTTGTGATCCTGGCCCACGAATTCGGTCACTTCATCGCCGCCCGCATTGTGGGTGTGCCGATCAGAATCTTTTCTATCGGGTTTGGTCCCAAGCTCTGGGCCACAACAAAATCAAGAACTGAATACCGCATAGCCGTGATCCCGCTCGGTGGCTATGTGATGCCCGATTGCGAGGACGACAAGGACTTTCTTGCCCTGCCTGTTTACAAGAGGATCGTCATGACGGCAGGCGGTCCGGTCGCGAGCATGATCCTGCCTCTATTCTGCTTTGCCGCCGCCAACTGCGTTTCAACCGGGGCAGATTTCAATGCAGTTTTGATAAAACCCTTGCACCAGATATACCACATCTTTTCTCTCGTAATCGTCTCCCTTCTTGGACTCTTCTCTCAACATGGCCAGTTATCGGGCATCATCGGTGTGGTCGCTCAGGGCGGACAGTTCATCGGCGTAAGTTCCATCAAGGCCCTTCAGTTCACAGGGCTTATCAGCCTCAATCTTGCCGTGCTCAATCTGGTTCCTCTGCCCGTTCTCGACGGAGGCAAGATACTCCTCTATCTCGCAGAGGGCCTCCATCCGCGGTTTGCAAAGCTCCACTATCCCCTAGCAATTGCCGGATGGTTGCTTATCATGGCCCTCATGCTCTATGCGACGGTCATTGATGTGGTAAGGCTCATATAG
- a CDS encoding metallopeptidase family protein — translation MGTIKLSEKEFDGIVQKAVARIPAEIRQHLTNIIITVRKRPSKRMREEMELSPEEPLLGLFEGVALIDRSVTTPPLYPDMIYLFQEPLEAMCETLNELEQEIEITVVHEVAHYIGMTEARLAELGYG, via the coding sequence GTGGGAACGATTAAATTGAGTGAGAAGGAGTTCGATGGCATTGTGCAAAAGGCCGTGGCGAGAATACCGGCAGAGATCCGTCAACATCTGACCAACATTATTATAACCGTGAGGAAACGGCCCTCAAAACGCATGAGGGAGGAGATGGAGCTTTCGCCGGAGGAGCCTTTGCTCGGCCTCTTCGAAGGGGTTGCGCTCATAGACCGGTCTGTCACCACCCCACCCTTGTACCCGGACATGATCTATCTTTTTCAGGAGCCTCTCGAAGCAATGTGTGAAACGCTTAATGAACTGGAACAAGAGATTGAGATCACAGTTGTTCACGAGGTGGCGCACTACATCGGCATGACCGAGGCAAGACTCGCGGAACTCGGCTACGGTTAA
- a CDS encoding RNB domain-containing ribonuclease, translating into MTGTEKQHRAILQRIARKAMIEKGLFPDFSAEVLSELDRLKAPAMGSDGQIRDLTHCLWASIDNDDSLDLDQLTLAETMPGNTAKIFVAVADVDALVVEGSSIDGHARHNTTSVYTPAQVFPMLPEKLSTDLTSLSFNENRLAIIMEMVIDADGSVVNSDVYRAWVRNRAKLAYNSVGAWLEGSGAVPEGIAAVAGLDENLRMQDNVAQRMKNFRHVHGALSLETVEARPVFDGEEIRELKTESKGRATDIIEDFMIAANGVTARYLSSRNFPSLRRVVKTPKRWPRIVEIAREHGFGLSDTPDAKELERFLEQARASDPLRFPDLSLSIIKLLGPGEYVAEFPGDTHTPGHFGLAVRDYAHSTAPNRRYPDLITQRMLKAAMSERPLPYTANDLEALATHCTEEEDVVKKVERQVEKSAAAMLLESRIGERFDAIVTGAADKGTWVRLLNLPVEGRLVHGFEGVDVGHRIRVELINTDVERGYIDFKAAH; encoded by the coding sequence ATGACCGGAACAGAAAAACAACACCGCGCCATACTCCAGAGAATCGCTCGGAAAGCAATGATCGAGAAGGGACTTTTCCCTGATTTTTCTGCCGAAGTCCTCTCAGAGCTTGACAGACTTAAAGCTCCCGCAATGGGGAGTGACGGACAGATTCGTGATCTTACACATTGTCTCTGGGCTTCTATCGATAATGACGACTCCCTTGATCTGGATCAGCTTACCCTGGCGGAAACAATGCCGGGAAACACAGCCAAGATATTCGTTGCGGTGGCTGATGTAGATGCGCTTGTTGTGGAGGGATCTTCGATTGACGGTCATGCCCGCCACAATACGACCTCGGTGTATACGCCGGCACAGGTATTTCCCATGCTTCCCGAGAAGCTCTCCACCGACCTCACTTCGTTGAGCTTTAACGAAAACCGATTGGCAATTATTATGGAAATGGTCATTGACGCTGACGGATCCGTAGTGAATTCTGATGTCTACAGGGCGTGGGTCCGCAATCGCGCCAAGCTTGCATACAACAGCGTCGGAGCATGGCTTGAAGGCAGCGGCGCTGTGCCTGAAGGCATTGCGGCTGTGGCCGGGCTCGATGAGAATCTCCGTATGCAGGACAATGTGGCGCAGCGCATGAAGAATTTTCGGCATGTTCATGGGGCGCTCAGTCTCGAAACCGTTGAGGCACGGCCGGTCTTTGATGGCGAAGAAATTCGCGAACTGAAAACGGAAAGCAAGGGCCGCGCGACCGACATTATCGAAGACTTCATGATTGCGGCAAATGGCGTAACCGCCCGGTATCTCTCTTCACGGAATTTTCCCTCGTTGCGCCGCGTAGTAAAGACGCCTAAACGATGGCCTCGAATAGTCGAGATTGCCAGAGAACACGGATTTGGGCTTTCAGACACGCCGGATGCCAAGGAATTGGAGAGATTCCTGGAACAGGCGAGAGCGTCGGATCCGCTTCGTTTTCCCGACCTCTCCCTCTCTATCATCAAACTGTTAGGACCCGGAGAGTACGTTGCTGAATTCCCCGGGGACACCCATACGCCAGGTCATTTTGGCCTTGCGGTTAGAGATTATGCACATTCCACCGCACCAAATCGCAGGTATCCGGATCTTATCACTCAGAGAATGCTCAAGGCTGCCATGAGCGAGCGACCCCTTCCCTACACGGCAAACGATCTGGAAGCGCTTGCCACCCACTGCACAGAGGAAGAGGATGTGGTTAAGAAGGTCGAACGGCAGGTGGAAAAGTCCGCTGCTGCAATGCTTTTGGAATCGCGCATCGGTGAACGGTTTGACGCTATCGTGACAGGTGCTGCAGACAAGGGCACCTGGGTTCGTCTTCTTAATCTTCCTGTGGAAGGGAGATTAGTTCACGGTTTTGAGGGGGTTGACGTCGGACACAGAATACGTGTCGAGTTGATCAACACGGACGTGGAGCGCGGATATATAGACTTTAAAGCGGCGCACTAG
- a CDS encoding DUF6268 family outer membrane beta-barrel protein encodes MTKHESFLLKPGSSKGKGPSNAILTGLAVFILVLVSSTGLSAQTATDLDASGNLRLSISGSTFYQPKTHVSGGGDITVGSYRISANGLIPINDRFSFGLGLAYEFDDYNFSGLTGFAVPDPWNKIQRVGLSPRLVYKLQQDWNLSFSPIVQYAGEQGAAFDKSLVYGGAMSAMHRVNRNLFVGLGAGVFYRLGETRLFPSLMVSWRITDQLRFGNSNRLGPSGPAGLELAYTLDKNWEVSVGGGYRSNRFRLDHNGTTPDGIGQNATVPVCARIGRKLGQDFHLDLYGGAALGGSLRLEDKNGNGIDSVHYNTAPIMGLTLSSFF; translated from the coding sequence ATGACAAAACATGAATCTTTTTTGTTGAAACCCGGTAGTTCGAAGGGCAAAGGACCCTCCAATGCCATCCTGACCGGTTTAGCTGTTTTCATCCTCGTTCTCGTGAGTTCCACTGGCCTTTCCGCTCAGACGGCGACCGACCTCGACGCCTCGGGCAATCTCAGGCTTTCTATCTCCGGATCGACGTTCTATCAACCCAAAACCCACGTCAGCGGGGGCGGCGACATCACTGTAGGCAGCTATCGCATCTCGGCAAACGGGTTAATCCCTATCAATGACAGGTTTAGCTTCGGATTGGGGCTGGCGTACGAGTTCGACGATTACAACTTTTCCGGACTCACCGGTTTTGCCGTCCCGGATCCATGGAACAAGATACAGAGAGTGGGTTTATCGCCGCGGCTCGTTTACAAGCTCCAACAAGACTGGAATCTATCTTTCAGCCCCATCGTGCAGTACGCCGGGGAGCAAGGCGCCGCCTTCGACAAATCCCTGGTGTACGGTGGAGCGATGAGTGCAATGCATAGAGTGAACCGTAACCTTTTTGTCGGCCTGGGTGCGGGTGTGTTCTACCGATTGGGGGAGACACGGCTGTTCCCTTCACTCATGGTTTCCTGGAGGATAACTGATCAACTTCGTTTTGGAAACTCAAACAGGTTGGGGCCATCCGGGCCTGCAGGTCTTGAGTTGGCCTACACGCTCGACAAGAACTGGGAAGTGTCGGTAGGTGGGGGATACCGGTCGAATCGCTTCCGCCTCGATCACAACGGTACGACACCTGACGGCATCGGTCAGAACGCTACCGTGCCTGTCTGTGCCCGCATTGGACGAAAACTCGGTCAGGATTTTCACCTTGATCTTTATGGCGGCGCGGCCCTCGGTGGAAGTCTCCGGCTTGAGGACAAAAACGGCAACGGAATAGATAGTGTCCATTATAACACTGCGCCCATAATGGGGCTAACGCTTTCGTCGTTTTTTTAA
- the typA gene encoding translational GTPase TypA, with translation MEPENIRNIAIIAHVDHGKTTLVDQLFAQSGMFRDNQVVEERLMDSMDLERERGITIASKNGSFRYKDHLINIIDTPGHADFGGQVERVLKMADGVLLLVDAAEGPMPQTYFVLKKALALNLPVIVVINKIDKPAARCDWVVNEVFDLFVKLEAPDHILDFPIIYSSAKEGFATLDPQVREGTMEPLFEMITEAVPAPSGDPQGPLQMLVSSLDYSPFLGRLAIGKITSGELRLDRDVSAASADKEPSPARITKIYRFKGTEKVETERAGIGEIVAVAGMESVTIGETLTDPLNPIPLPGIHVDPPTVAMNFVPNDSPFYGREGRFVTSRHLRDRLFRETLSDVALVVEEVEESPGFRVSGRGELHLSILIEKMRREGYEFQVTRPQVLFREKGGVKLEPYEELTIDVDENYVGKVIENLGARRGLLIDMRQENGMARLKYKIPTRGLLGFRSEFLTETRGMGVMNYVFLEFDAYAGEIKNRTKGVMIAMEECTTVAYALFNLQERGRLFLGPAERVYEGQIIGEHSRETDLVVNPAKGKKLTNMRAAGSDDAVILTPHVKMSLEECISYINDDELVEITPQSIRLRKQILADLERRRSRSAA, from the coding sequence ATGGAGCCGGAAAACATACGTAATATTGCGATCATAGCCCACGTCGATCATGGGAAGACGACTCTCGTGGATCAGCTCTTTGCACAGAGCGGCATGTTCCGCGACAATCAGGTCGTGGAAGAGAGACTCATGGATTCCATGGACCTCGAACGGGAGCGAGGTATCACTATTGCGTCGAAAAACGGATCTTTCCGGTACAAAGACCATCTCATCAACATTATCGACACACCGGGACACGCGGATTTCGGTGGCCAGGTGGAACGGGTGCTCAAGATGGCCGACGGTGTGCTACTCCTTGTGGATGCCGCCGAAGGGCCCATGCCCCAGACCTATTTTGTTTTGAAAAAGGCGCTGGCGCTCAACTTGCCGGTTATCGTAGTCATAAACAAGATAGATAAGCCGGCTGCCCGGTGCGACTGGGTGGTAAACGAGGTTTTCGATCTTTTTGTGAAGCTTGAAGCGCCTGATCACATACTCGATTTCCCCATTATTTACAGCTCGGCCAAAGAGGGTTTTGCGACCCTCGATCCTCAAGTCCGCGAGGGCACCATGGAGCCGCTCTTTGAAATGATCACAGAAGCAGTGCCCGCGCCCTCGGGCGACCCTCAGGGCCCGCTCCAGATGCTCGTGAGCTCGCTTGACTATTCGCCTTTCCTTGGCAGGCTTGCCATCGGAAAGATTACCTCCGGTGAGTTGAGGCTCGACCGCGACGTGTCGGCGGCGAGCGCGGACAAGGAACCGTCACCCGCGCGTATCACCAAGATTTATCGCTTCAAAGGCACCGAAAAGGTGGAGACGGAAAGGGCCGGAATCGGAGAAATCGTGGCAGTTGCCGGTATGGAATCCGTTACTATAGGGGAAACACTCACAGACCCCTTAAACCCCATCCCGCTGCCCGGTATCCATGTGGACCCCCCAACCGTTGCCATGAATTTTGTTCCCAACGATTCTCCGTTCTATGGAAGGGAAGGACGGTTTGTCACCTCACGGCATCTGCGCGACAGGCTTTTCAGAGAGACGCTATCGGACGTGGCCCTGGTTGTCGAGGAAGTGGAAGAGTCACCCGGATTCAGGGTATCAGGAAGAGGAGAACTTCATCTCTCGATCCTCATCGAAAAGATGCGCCGGGAAGGATACGAATTTCAGGTCACCCGGCCGCAGGTCCTCTTCAGAGAAAAGGGTGGTGTGAAGCTCGAACCGTACGAAGAGTTGACCATCGATGTGGACGAGAACTACGTGGGCAAGGTTATAGAGAATTTGGGCGCGAGAAGGGGACTGCTTATCGATATGAGACAGGAGAACGGCATGGCCCGCCTCAAATACAAGATTCCCACCAGAGGGCTGCTCGGCTTTCGCTCGGAATTTCTCACAGAGACGAGAGGCATGGGGGTCATGAATTATGTCTTTCTCGAATTCGACGCCTACGCGGGTGAAATCAAGAACAGGACCAAGGGCGTTATGATCGCCATGGAGGAATGCACGACGGTTGCCTACGCGCTTTTTAATCTCCAGGAGCGCGGGAGGCTCTTCCTTGGCCCCGCTGAAAGGGTCTATGAAGGTCAGATCATCGGGGAACACTCGCGGGAGACAGATCTCGTGGTCAATCCGGCAAAGGGCAAGAAGCTCACCAACATGCGAGCGGCCGGCTCCGACGATGCGGTAATTCTAACCCCCCACGTGAAGATGAGTCTCGAAGAGTGTATCTCCTATATCAACGATGACGAGCTCGTGGAAATCACCCCTCAATCGATCCGGTTGCGTAAGCAGATCCTTGCCGATCTCGAGCGGCGCCGATCCCGTTCCGCAGCCTGA
- a CDS encoding putative metallopeptidase: MGLRYEEVTSTALNLLKTVRAKDFPELKNAKIKVLFDLKKRKSGGRIVLGRIMKTNDLIRHLTKDEVEVIEGFDYIITLDKKCWDNTTDEDRTRILRHELRHTFFDIEAEKDPYKLMTHSISDFYEEVELNQKDPRWRERVAILTEDIYEQEKEAQAEKRRKKKDRE; encoded by the coding sequence ATGGGATTACGGTATGAAGAGGTCACGTCGACAGCGCTCAACTTGCTTAAGACAGTGAGGGCAAAGGACTTCCCCGAACTGAAGAATGCCAAGATCAAGGTGCTCTTTGACCTGAAAAAGAGGAAGTCGGGGGGAAGGATCGTTCTTGGCAGGATCATGAAGACAAACGACCTTATACGCCACCTCACAAAGGACGAAGTGGAAGTAATTGAGGGGTTCGACTACATCATCACCCTGGACAAAAAATGCTGGGACAATACTACCGACGAAGACAGGACGAGGATCCTGCGCCATGAGCTAAGGCACACCTTCTTCGACATTGAAGCTGAAAAGGACCCTTACAAGCTCATGACTCATAGCATATCGGACTTCTACGAGGAAGTAGAACTCAACCAGAAGGACCCGCGCTGGCGCGAACGGGTAGCGATTTTAACCGAAGACATCTACGAACAGGAGAAAGAAGCACAGGCGGAGAAACGAAGAAAGAAAAAGGACCGCGAATAA
- a CDS encoding MFS transporter, with product MENNDSLKRNALLVASLSSFLTPFMGSSVNVSLPTMGRDLSMDAIALSWVATSYILSAAAFLVPFGRASDIYGRKKIFTWGIIIDNAASIFGALAPSGSILIFCRVLQGVGGAMIFGTGISMVTAVYPLQERGKALGIVLTTTYIGLAAGPFIGGFLTTHLGWRSIFLSNVVIGAVILTTTLWKIKQEWAEARGESLDLTGSVLYVFSLVLSMYGLSLLPRLIGLILVVPGVAGFVLFVFWVSKARYPVLDLHLFRHNRPFLFSNLAALINYSATFAVSFLLSLYLQYIMKFSPEHAGLILVVQPFVQAALSTMAGKISDRVEPRVLASAGMASLFVGLLFFAFLHSTSTLTYVVLDLALLGFGFALFIAPNTNAIMSSVERKSYGLASGIMATMRLVGQSLSMGVVMFTFMLHMGKSMITEENHPQFLQSMKISFLIFAALCLLGMFASLVRGKIRREEA from the coding sequence ATGGAAAACAATGACAGCCTGAAAAGAAACGCCCTTCTTGTTGCCTCGCTCAGCTCATTTCTCACTCCCTTTATGGGTTCCTCGGTGAACGTGTCGCTCCCCACCATGGGGCGCGATCTCTCAATGGACGCCATTGCGTTGAGCTGGGTTGCGACCTCCTATATCCTCTCCGCTGCAGCGTTTCTCGTGCCCTTCGGCAGGGCATCTGATATATACGGAAGGAAGAAAATCTTTACCTGGGGCATCATTATCGACAATGCGGCTTCGATCTTCGGGGCCCTTGCCCCGTCCGGCTCTATCCTTATATTCTGCCGGGTGCTTCAGGGGGTGGGCGGCGCCATGATCTTCGGCACAGGCATCTCCATGGTCACAGCGGTGTATCCTCTTCAAGAGCGTGGCAAGGCCCTGGGCATCGTACTGACCACTACCTACATAGGGCTTGCGGCGGGTCCTTTTATCGGAGGATTTCTTACGACCCATCTTGGCTGGCGGAGTATCTTTCTCTCCAATGTCGTGATCGGAGCTGTCATCCTGACTACGACCCTCTGGAAAATCAAACAGGAGTGGGCTGAGGCCCGTGGCGAGTCGCTCGATCTGACGGGGTCCGTGCTCTACGTATTTTCCCTGGTGCTCAGCATGTACGGACTTTCTCTCTTACCCCGATTGATCGGCCTCATACTCGTTGTGCCCGGCGTCGCAGGCTTTGTCTTATTCGTGTTCTGGGTATCGAAGGCACGCTATCCTGTGCTTGATTTACACCTGTTCCGACACAACCGGCCATTTCTTTTTTCTAACCTTGCCGCGCTCATTAACTACAGCGCGACTTTTGCCGTGAGCTTTCTCTTGAGCCTCTATCTGCAGTACATTATGAAGTTCAGCCCGGAACATGCCGGGCTCATCCTCGTGGTCCAGCCGTTTGTGCAGGCGGCCCTGTCTACCATGGCGGGAAAGATCTCCGACAGGGTAGAGCCGCGGGTCCTCGCGTCTGCCGGCATGGCATCCCTGTTTGTGGGGCTTCTATTTTTTGCTTTCCTGCACAGCACGTCGACTTTGACGTATGTGGTTCTTGACCTGGCGCTGCTCGGCTTCGGCTTCGCCCTCTTCATAGCGCCGAACACCAATGCGATCATGAGTTCAGTAGAAAGGAAATCCTACGGGCTCGCCTCCGGTATTATGGCGACCATGCGGCTCGTGGGGCAGAGCCTGAGCATGGGGGTTGTCATGTTTACGTTCATGCTTCACATGGGCAAAAGCATGATCACCGAGGAGAACCATCCACAGTTTCTTCAGAGCATGAAGATATCGTTCCTGATCTTCGCCGCGCTCTGTCTTCTGGGCATGTTCGCGTCGCTTGTGCGGGGCAAAATTCGAAGAGAAGAGGCGTAA
- a CDS encoding phosphoenolpyruvate carboxykinase (GTP), which translates to MANAVEKWVEAQAALTKPDKVYWVQGTEDEMRRLIEIGMTKEKTGPHQTFRELNPQAFANSYLHRSHPNDVARTEQLTFVCTTSKEEAGPNNNWMEPKEAKTMVSKLFDGCMKGRTLYVIPYMMGHPESPYAKPCIQITDSIYVVVSMYIMTRAGKKILDRIGSSDKFVKGLHSIGELDPNKRYIMHFPQEDLVMSIGSGYGGNALLGKKCFSLRIASYQGRQEGWLAEHMIIMGVEDKKTKETMYILGAFPSACGKTNLAMIDPILEGYNVTTLGDDISWINVGPDGRLYAINPEAGFFGVAPGTGDKTNPQMIKTLKAGKYYPTLFTNTGLDTDTNSPWWEGLTDVAPAHLLDWQGNPWDAASGKVVAHPNSRFTVAAYNCPTLSKEFDNPKGVPISAILFGGRRSDTVPLVCESFDWNHGVFKASSLGSETTTAAAGQVGVVRRDPMAMLPFCGYNMADYFRHWMTVGSKLTNPPKIFFVNWFKKNAQGKFVWPGFRDNFRVIKWMMDRVKGTVSAKKTPIGYMPEMADLNLSGLDISKETLDMLFEIKGEHWKKEIEGIETFYAQFGEKIPKELTQYLAELKKNIS; encoded by the coding sequence ATGGCAAACGCGGTTGAAAAATGGGTAGAAGCACAGGCAGCCCTGACCAAGCCGGATAAGGTATACTGGGTCCAGGGCACAGAAGACGAAATGAGGCGGCTTATCGAAATCGGGATGACCAAGGAAAAGACAGGCCCCCATCAAACCTTTCGGGAATTGAATCCCCAGGCCTTCGCCAATTCGTATCTCCATCGGAGCCATCCAAACGATGTGGCCCGCACAGAACAGCTCACCTTTGTGTGTACGACGTCAAAAGAAGAAGCCGGTCCCAACAATAACTGGATGGAACCGAAAGAGGCCAAGACCATGGTCTCAAAACTCTTTGACGGTTGTATGAAAGGTCGCACGCTCTATGTGATCCCTTACATGATGGGCCATCCTGAATCTCCTTATGCAAAACCCTGTATTCAGATCACAGACTCGATCTACGTAGTCGTGAGCATGTATATCATGACGAGGGCAGGAAAAAAGATACTCGACAGGATAGGCTCGTCGGATAAGTTTGTGAAAGGCCTTCACTCCATCGGCGAGCTCGATCCCAATAAGCGCTACATCATGCACTTCCCCCAGGAAGACCTTGTTATGAGCATTGGTTCCGGCTACGGTGGTAATGCGCTCCTCGGCAAGAAATGCTTTTCGTTGAGAATAGCGTCCTACCAGGGCCGCCAGGAAGGCTGGCTCGCCGAGCACATGATTATTATGGGCGTGGAAGACAAAAAGACCAAGGAAACCATGTATATCCTCGGCGCCTTTCCTTCCGCATGCGGCAAGACTAATCTCGCCATGATCGATCCCATTCTCGAAGGTTATAATGTCACCACGTTGGGAGATGATATCTCCTGGATCAATGTGGGTCCGGATGGCAGGCTCTATGCGATTAACCCGGAAGCCGGGTTCTTCGGCGTGGCGCCTGGAACCGGGGACAAGACAAATCCTCAGATGATAAAGACGCTCAAGGCCGGTAAATATTACCCCACGCTCTTCACCAACACAGGCCTCGACACGGACACCAATTCCCCCTGGTGGGAAGGATTAACCGACGTGGCCCCCGCCCATCTTCTCGACTGGCAGGGTAATCCCTGGGACGCCGCCTCGGGCAAGGTTGTGGCCCATCCCAATTCCCGTTTTACCGTAGCGGCATACAACTGCCCTACCCTTTCAAAAGAGTTCGATAACCCCAAAGGCGTGCCGATTTCGGCCATCCTCTTCGGAGGAAGGCGCTCCGACACGGTCCCCCTGGTCTGTGAAAGTTTCGACTGGAACCATGGAGTTTTTAAAGCGTCGTCCCTGGGCTCCGAGACAACAACTGCTGCAGCCGGCCAGGTAGGTGTGGTGAGGCGTGATCCCATGGCCATGCTTCCTTTTTGCGGGTACAACATGGCAGATTATTTCCGCCACTGGATGACCGTGGGCAGCAAGCTCACAAATCCTCCGAAGATCTTCTTCGTAAACTGGTTCAAGAAAAACGCTCAGGGCAAGTTCGTCTGGCCGGGATTCAGGGACAACTTCCGCGTGATTAAATGGATGATGGACAGGGTCAAGGGAACGGTATCGGCGAAAAAGACACCCATCGGCTACATGCCGGAGATGGCCGATCTCAACCTGAGCGGCCTCGATATCTCAAAGGAAACTCTCGATATGCTCTTCGAGATAAAAGGCGAGCACTGGAAAAAAGAGATCGAAGGGATCGAGACGTTCTACGCCCAGTTTGGCGAGAAAATTCCCAAAGAACTCACCCAGTATCTGGCTGAGCTGAAAAAGAACATATCATAA
- a CDS encoding NAD(P)H-dependent oxidoreductase, with product MADKLTILGFAGSLRKGSFNRMLLRAASELVPEQLQLDTFDLEGIPPFNQDFENDPHPTVKAFKEKVKAADGLLIVTPEYNYSVPGVLKNAIDAASRPYGTSPFEGKPVAIMGASIGMLGTARAQYHLRQTMVFLNAFPLNRPEIMVPFAEKKFDEKGRLADEATREKIKELLAALARWVQKLK from the coding sequence ATGGCGGATAAACTCACAATACTTGGCTTTGCTGGAAGTCTCCGGAAAGGGTCATTCAACAGAATGCTGCTCAGAGCCGCCAGCGAGCTTGTCCCGGAGCAACTACAACTCGACACATTCGACCTTGAGGGCATTCCCCCCTTCAATCAGGACTTTGAGAACGATCCTCATCCCACGGTAAAGGCGTTCAAGGAGAAAGTAAAAGCGGCGGATGGACTGCTCATCGTAACGCCCGAATACAACTATTCTGTGCCGGGAGTTCTGAAAAATGCCATCGATGCCGCATCCAGACCTTACGGTACAAGTCCATTTGAAGGAAAACCCGTGGCCATCATGGGTGCCTCAATCGGTATGCTTGGCACGGCCCGGGCGCAGTATCATCTAAGGCAGACCATGGTCTTTCTCAATGCGTTTCCTTTGAACCGTCCCGAGATTATGGTACCCTTCGCCGAAAAGAAATTTGACGAAAAGGGGAGACTCGCCGACGAAGCGACGCGGGAAAAAATCAAAGAGCTTCTAGCTGCGTTGGCGAGGTGGGTGCAAAAGCTGAAATAG
- a CDS encoding alpha/beta hydrolase encodes MNRKGYLLCVLALLTLATLLGCRSQLIFQPDKEIRITPADVGLAYETVFFETSDKVRISAWWMPAQKPIAVVLFFHGNGGNISHFLDYAVVWNRLGLSTLSVDYRGYGLSAGHPTEQGTYRDAEAAWIYLVEQRVIDPQDIIIYGKSLGGSVAARLAQTYTPGLLIVHSSFTRIAAVAHDLFPWAPAGLILGNAYNTQEYLKSVRCPVLVIHSRDDEIVRFHHGQELYEIALGKKEFLALSGSHNGDFYQSLLVYESGLKDFINKYLPSK; translated from the coding sequence ATGAACCGTAAAGGTTATCTTCTTTGCGTCCTGGCTCTGCTAACGCTTGCGACCCTCCTTGGTTGCCGGTCACAGCTTATATTCCAGCCTGATAAGGAAATCAGGATAACCCCGGCTGATGTTGGCCTTGCCTACGAAACAGTTTTTTTTGAAACAAGCGACAAGGTAAGGATTTCAGCGTGGTGGATGCCTGCGCAAAAACCGATCGCGGTGGTGCTCTTCTTCCACGGCAACGGCGGAAATATTTCTCATTTCCTCGACTACGCGGTAGTCTGGAACAGACTGGGACTCAGCACCCTTTCCGTTGATTATCGCGGTTATGGATTGAGTGCGGGCCATCCCACGGAGCAAGGGACGTACCGGGATGCTGAAGCGGCCTGGATCTATCTTGTGGAGCAGAGGGTCATAGACCCGCAGGACATAATCATCTATGGAAAATCTCTCGGCGGATCAGTTGCGGCTCGGCTTGCTCAAACTTACACGCCTGGCTTGCTCATCGTCCACTCTTCCTTTACCCGGATTGCCGCCGTAGCGCACGATCTTTTTCCATGGGCCCCGGCGGGACTTATCCTCGGCAATGCCTACAATACTCAGGAATACTTGAAAAGCGTGCGATGCCCTGTTCTTGTTATCCACAGCCGCGATGACGAAATAGTCCGCTTTCATCACGGGCAGGAACTCTATGAGATAGCCCTGGGTAAAAAAGAGTTCCTGGCCTTATCGGGCTCGCATAACGGAGATTTTTATCAGTCTCTTTTGGTGTATGAATCGGGATTGAAGGACTTTATCAATAAGTACCTTCCATCGAAGTGA